TTTGGCGACCATAAGTCTCCAGGAGTTCTTCCTTCTCTCGCAGATCACCGCGGTTTAAAACCACGATGTCAGTCTCCATCGCCATTCGCTTCTCAGGGTACTCCTCATCGGACTCAACCCTCGGACGTACTGACATCTTGTTAACTGGCTATGTGACCCCTGGATTGGAGCACACAGCCACACCAATGCACCTTTGAGAATTCGATGCAGAGAAAGTGCTATACTCTGACCGAAAGTGACAACAAGCACAATAATgactttgtgtcttaagtccTTCAAAATTCGCCACCAAAATCAGGTTCGTTGCTTCAGTCTTCGAAAGCAAATATCTTCTCGGCAAATATCAAGTTTGTTGCCTAAGTCTTCGGCCAACCAAATGCCGACGGCACAATAACACACTTGTTTGTTAATAACGGCTTCACAATTCAGCAGTCAAGAGCGCAGGTAGCTGGTtcttgccacctttaccacgaccagtcattttttcactttttaaattaaattcacttcacaagttatgcacaagaactaatacttaccatgtttttttttttttttttgttttaaatataacGCTTTATTTCTAAATTCATATTTGCATGTACCAGAGGCGCTTACTGATAAATTCTTAGAACTACTATCTCATTGCTAATGCGATCTTGAGTACTCTAccttaaatttaaaatgtaCTGCGTTCTTAGGCAACAGTTACTACatacatcaaaatgaaaattaaaattcaaacaaaatcaaaaagttAGACCCAAAAAATAGATTTAAAAAAGGCCAAGGCAGCTTTCCACTTAATATATAACTTAATTCTATCAACTAACCTATACTTAATACTAACTATGTACACTATCTACAATTGTTGCAGACACCATCTTTACTGCGTAGGATCATAGACCAAGTCCCTTAGACCATAAGAGTCAGCTCTCCGATGATAGAAGAGGAGACGCCCATCAACATATAAATGCCCTGCCTCCTTGAGTGCGGGCAGAGCAGCAGTCGGAAGATGTCTTCTCCTGAGAACGAAGTCTAGGTCCACAATTCGGCACACAGAGTCTGCAACAAGTCCATTATCAAGGTCCTggcatttttctataaaatcaaGGGCACAGCCCATAAGGAACACATCTATCCTTCGATCCCCAAACTCGTCATACACAATCCTTGACGCCGGATATCTGAAGACGCCATTCCCGTCGGCGATAGCCCTAAGGCCCAAACAACGCCATAGGACACGCCTCTCCCAGGCCCTAAACCTTTCCATCTGACACGACGTTATGTCATACCACACGGGGAATGCATGCGCCAACACCGGCCTGACCACCTGTCTATATATAAGAAGGCGAACCTCTCGAGATAGACCACCCCGCATCCGTAAAAGACTACCATATGCAAAATACGCCCTATTCGCCCTATCCAGAGCATGATCAACATGTCTCGCAAAAGTGAAACGAGAGTCGAATACCACCCCCAGGTATTTCATCGTATCCGCCACGGAGATATCCTCGCCCCCAATTGAGAGGTGGggtctgtatctcctaaaatTAGGGAACGTCACCCCCGGTCTCCCTCTTACCACCAGTGCCGAGCACTTACCCACATTCAACCTAAGTCTCCACCTCATATAGTAGTGGTGAAGTTCCTCCAAGAAGGAGTTCATCGCACCACCCACAGTAGACGCCCTTACCCCAGAAAAAGCAAGAAGTACATCATCGGCATATGCCAACAAGAGGCCACCAGGAGGCGGATCCGGAACATCGTggacaaaaatattaaacaaaatcggTCCAAGTAAGGACCCCTGAGGAACTCCAGCGACCACCTGTCTCTCCGAAGAGAGTCCACTATCCACCCTCACCCTGAAGGTCCTACCCGTCAGGAAGCTCGCCACCAGTCTACAAATCCGACGATCAATCCCGATTGATCGAAGCTTGTAGATGACACCGTCATGCCAGACAGTGTCAAAGGCCTTCGCGAAGTCGAGCCCGACCGCAATCGTGCCACGTCCCCGGTTGAGACCCTCAGTCACATAATTCGCAAAAACCGCGAGTGCATGTGTGGCTGAGTGCCCCGACCGAAAGCCAAACTGGAAGTCCCTCAGGACCCCCCTATCCTCAATGAAATCTGTGATCCTAGCGAGCagaaaggactcaaataatttGCCAAAAACAGAGAGGAGAGACACCGGCCTGTAATTGGAACAACGAGCCGGGTTGGAGCCCGGCTTCAAGATAGGAACAACCATCGCCCTCTTCCAGGCAGTCGGAAAATACCCCACGTTGAGACAATGGTTGAATAACACAACCAGAAAAGAGTGCACCACATCACCGGCCCTCTTCAATGCCACATCCGGAATCCCATCAAGTCCACACGATCTCTTCGAGGGCCTGCGGGAAATAGCCAAAGTAATCGCATCACAGTCAACAAATCCCCCATCCTTCCAGAGGGATCTGTCGTGAACAGTACGACCATCAGCCGAAAAGGAAGTGGAGAATTCCACAAGAGGGGATTCATCAATCGCCGCCTCCGCCGCCCCAGCAACAAGGTTGCGTAGGGGGACATCTATAGAATCTCCCTCAAATACGAAGGAACTCCCCACATAATCAGCCAGAAGGTCCGCCCTAGCCGTATCATCCTGAACCGGCACACCATCCACCCCATCCAGGGCTCCGACAGGATTCCCAGCCGATAACCCAGCGGCCCTCCTCACACGACTATAGGACCTAGCATCCACACGAATGCCCTCAAGATAACGCCTAGCCCGATCACCCTCAAACAACCTTATCAAGTCGCCTATTATGCATCCTAAATTCCGCACATCAGCCCTCAGAACACGAGCCCTGTCCGGATCAGGACATCTGCGCAAAACAGCCCGAAGCCTCTTCCTCTCACGGATAAAATGCATAATCCTAGGTGGAAGTTCACCCAGCATTCTGCGTTTAATCCGGACCTTCGGAACAGCAGCCCCAATAGCACTACAAAACGCAGAGTCCAGATCCCTTACACACAAGTCGATCTCACGGGGCCCAACATTCCGGTCCACCGGAAGAGCAGAATCCCTCAAACTCGCATTAAGCCTACGCCTAAATCGCCTAACATCCATCCTCTCGAAGTCCATAAAGGTGCGACCTTCCACCCTCATCAGACTGCCCAATCTAAGTTCAATAGCGACCGCCCTATGATCCGACTCAAAGTCGAGCGCCCTACACATACCATCGCCACCTGCCAAGGAGACTCCCTGTGACCTGAGGAAGAAGTCTATATATGACCCCGATACTCCATTGGGCCTCGATGGCCTGTCGGACGGAACAACACAAAAAGCCGCCCTTTCCATCAAGAACTCAGCCAGCAAATTGCCCCTCCGATTACGCATCACATCACCCCAGAGGGGGTGCCTAGCATTGAGATCACATCCCACTACAACCTCACCTTCATCCGCCAGCCGTACCACAGGATCCAGCGCTGATACATCAAACCCCGCTGAAGGAGCAAGGTATAAGGAAACAAAGGAAATCGATGAGCCATCACTCCGCCGCAACCTCACCGCACAGCCCTCAACGCCCTCCAGCCGAAGGGGAATAAAATCATGACCGCAAGTCTCGCGCACAAGCACAGCGGTTCCGCCTCCTCTACCTACCGACCTATGCTGTCTATACATAGTATACCCGTCGAACTCGACCCTGTGACGGTCAGAAAGCTTGTGTTCTGCCAGAAGAAGAACATCAGGCTTTTGACCCCTAATGAAGTTCCTGAGGTAATGTCTCTTATCCAGAGAGATAAGAGAGTTTACGTTCAGGAATATACATTTAAGGGGACTAATCATCACAGAATCTTTCCAAGAGTGCTGCAAAAGCAACATCTCTACCTTTCTCCTCCCTCAACCGACGATACGACGGTCCAAACTCCTTCAAAACCCTGAAGATCCCCAGGAAATCCCCACCCAAGATGtccctgcaatccgccatcatGCCAGCATCAGACGGCGCAGTCACAGTGGGCCGGGTAGCCCGAAGACCAGATGTCGTCCCTACAGGGCGCCCTCCAATCGCAGCCGCATACGAAACACCAGCCCGAATATCAGCCAAACGAGAAGAACGCGCCTGGCCCCTCGCACGAGCCTCCTCCCTTCGTTCGTTCAGCCTCCCAAGGAACTCCACGCGTTTCGGACACTGCACGTAACCAGCAGAGTGCCCAACCACACCACAGTTGACACAACTCACCTCCTTCGTCGCCTTCCTAAGTACCTCGCCCGTAGAAGCATCCAACACATCAACCGGAACCTCCTCACCCCTTGGAGGCACAGTGCACTCAGATGATTCATGGTCCTGTCCACATTTCACACAACGGCGGGGCATCCCGCAGTTGATCGAAACATGTCCAAACCGTTGGCATCTGAAGCACTGTGTCACCTTCAGCTTCCTGTCCCTTCTAATCTTCACCCTACAGTGCAACATCCTCGTAACCGCATACACCCTACCGATGTCACAACCCTTTGCCAGGCGAACGACCCACTTATCACCAGCAACGCTATAACCCCCAACGAATTGAGCATTCAACTCAGGCTGACTATCAAAGAACTCAGCCACCTCATCCACCGTAAACTCCGAAGACAACCCCTCAATCACAACAGTGTGAGGAACCAGAGCACTAGGGGTGTGTGTATGGAACCTATACCCCCTTTCCAATAGCCTAGACCTAAATGTCTCGAAACCTGCCAGGACCTTGATTCTAACCGAGATAATGGACTTTCGAATCAGACTCATAAAAAACTCACCTGGACGCAGAATTGCTCTCAGGAGACTGCTTATTTCCTTGACGCTTGCATCATAGATGGTGACTGCAGGCATTGCTTTCTCTCTAGCTTTAGATACCATAGATGATCCATTACTGATATTAGCTGCCCCGCCGTTAATCTTAGGACTAGTATCATCTCTCTTCACGGCTGCTTCTTCAGACATCTTTTGTTGTTGGACCGGCTCGTCTTGCCGCTCTGCTGTTGTACTGCCATCTCTCACTATAGTCACAGTGACTTTGCGTTTGGGCTTCTTGGATGATTTCGCCCCCAAATTCTTCTTAGCTTCCGCCGATGTACTGGCTATCGGCTCTGTCGTCTTCAATAGCTCTTCCTGTGAGGCCGGCGGTGCCTTCACACATCCACTACCCCCGGGCATTGGCTTGTTGAGCCCGGGCTGTGCCACCGGCGTTGTGGACACAGATTCACACTCCATCCTCTGGCCATAAGCCATGGCTCGCATCTCTCTTCGGAAATCCTCAAATTCAGCTAGGATTCTGGCGTTGTCGGCCGTAAGCTGGTCAATAACACGCCTATAGCTGGCCTCATTCTTCTGGTATTCCTGGATTTGGCGACCATAAGTCTCCAGGAGTTCGTCCTTCTCTCGCAGATCACCGCGGTTTAAAACCACGATGTCAGTCTCCATCGCCATTCGTTTCTCAGGGTACTCCTCATCGGACTCAACCCTCGGACGTACTGACATCTTGTTAACTGGCTATGTGACCCCTGGATTGGAGCACACAGCCACACCAATGCACCTTTGAGAATTCGATGCAGAGAAAGTGCTATACTCTGACCGAAAATGACCACAAACACAATAATgactttgtgtcttaagtctctCAAAATTCGCCACCAAAATCAGGTTCGTTGCTTCAGTCTTCGGAAATATCTTCTCGGTAAAATATCAAGTTTGTTGCCTGAGTCTTCGGCCAACCAGATGTCGACGGCACAATAACACACTTGTTTGTTAATAGCAGCTTCACAATTCAGCAGTCAAATCGCAGGTACCTGGTtcttgccacctttaccacgaccagtcattttttcactttttaaattaaattcacttcacaagttatgcacaagaactaatacttaccatgctgcgatacctcatatttatacaaaatccgctctgaatttactacatacacatacgcttcgatctatcttcggggttgttcgtatacacttcgtgtgtacagatacaaatgttgaagcatatacgcagcacacacccttattggaaactgtagcccgccaaattttttctataaatatcgggaatcgctccgtaaggcaactattacagtgttaacagtgtttgtgtgcatatcgtgaagtgaactaaaaacctctagtgaaaaatggctcgtactaagcaaactgcccgtaaatctactggtggcaaagcccctcgtaagcaattggctaccaaagctgctcgtaagagcgcaccagccaccggtggtgttaagaagccacatcgtttccgccctggtaccgttgctttgcgtgaaatccgtcgctaccagaagagtactgagttgttgatccgcaaattgcctttccaacgtttggttcgtgaaattgcccaagatttcaagactgacttgcgtttccagagctctgctgtcatggccttgcaagaagctagcgaagcctacttggtcggtctcttcgaagataccaacttgtgtgccatccatgccaagcgtgtcaccatcatgcccaaggatatccaattggccagacgtattcgtggagaacgtgcttaaattattgacattttaaaagccaacttttttttacaaaaacaatcggtccttttcaggaccacaatatttttataaaaaagagaaaaaaatttattcaaaacttacacctttttatttttattaaaataaataaatatagtctttttttggggatggaaaaatacactatttatattaaaaaaatttttttcttttctatgcgttttacttttggtaatattgggtttcaaaacatggagcgaaatcaaaaacttttttttaaaaaaaaattatttaatttactttttatgttaaactgaaaatttttattttctattagcaacagtatatttgctgttattctttttgcaaaatttgatttttcgtagtagctacataacaagaatgaatgaagataaaaacaggcaggccaatacattcgagagaattttaaccttaaatagataatttagatacattgaatataagttttttctgtattttttattatttttaaacaaatgatattttttgctattctaaaaactgttttaaaaagaataaaatagtattttaatattttaaatta
The Stomoxys calcitrans chromosome 3, idStoCalc2.1, whole genome shotgun sequence genome window above contains:
- the LOC131995550 gene encoding histone H3, translated to MARTKQTARKSTGGKAPRKQLATKAARKSAPATGGVKKPHRFRPGTVALREIRRYQKSTELLIRKLPFQRLVREIAQDFKTDLRFQSSAVMALQEASEAYLVGLFEDTNLCAIHAKRVTIMPKDIQLARRIRGERA